AAAGGCCCTCATCCGCGCTTTGCAAGAGAGGTGGATCGCCGGGGCGGCGTTGGATGTGTTGGAGCAAGAGCCTCCCGCCCCCGACAACCCTCTGCTCCAGATGGACAATGTGCTCCTCTCCCCCCATGCGGCCTATTACTCGGACAAGGCGGTGGAGGGCTTGCCCCGCCGTTGTGCCGAAGAGGTGGCGCGGGTGTTGCAGGGGCGGATGCCTCTGCACCTGGTCAACCCTGCTGTGGGCGAGCGGTTAGCCCTGCGCCCATAGGAGGGCCTGTGCCCCCCACGTTAGAGGACATTGTCCGCCGACGCATTCAAGAGAAAGGGCCTATCCCCTTCGCCGAGTTCATGGAGATGGCCTTGTATCATCCCGCGGGTGGGTATTACCGGCGGGGGAAGGGGCGCGGGGCGAGAGGGGATTATTTCACCAGCCCCCAGGCTCATCCCGCTTTTGGGGCCCTTTTGGCTGTGCAAGTGTACCAGGTGTGGGAAGTGCTGGGGAGGCCGTCGCCTTTTGTGGTGGCGGAGCAGGGAGCGGGGGATGGCCTTTTGGCCCTCGCCTTTATGGACTTCGCTGAGCGCCTGACTGCCTCTTTTGCCCAAGCCCTGCGGTATGTGGCCATAGATCTGGACACCCCTCCCAGTCCTGACTGGGCACGGCAGAGGGGAGGGCAGCGCCTACGCAGCGCCGCGTTGCCTCTGCGGGGCGTGGTGGGGTGTCTCATAGCCAATGAGATGGTCGACGCCTTCCCGGTGCATCGCTGGCGTGTGAAGGGCGGGTCGCTGGAAGAGGCGTATGTGGCGCTCCGGGGGGACGGTCTGGGTGAGATGTGGGGGCCTCCGTCCACCCCTGCTCTGGAGGCGTGGGTGCGGGCTTTGGGGATCCCTCTTGTGGAGGGAACGGAGGGGGAGGCGTGCGTGCGGTTGCCAGCCTGGACAAGGGATCTGGCAACTGCCCTGGGACAGGGCTTGGCTATCATCATAGACTATGGGGGTATGCCAGCGGAGCTTTACCGCACGGGGCGTGGGGGCACCGTGAGGGCCTTCCGCCAGCACATGGCCACGGGCGATCTGTATCGGCATGTGGGCCAGCAGGACATCACCGCCTCGGTGGACTTTGCGTCCCTGGTGCGCTGTGCGCGGGAGGCAGGCTTGGAGGTGATGGGGTGGGTGCGTCAGAGGGTGTTCCTACGCAACTTGGGGTGGGATGCCTTGCGGCGCGCTCTTGTGGCGTCCCGTTTGCCCCCAGCCGAAGCCGAAGCCAACCGCTTCGGTCTGCAAGCCCTGGTGCAGGAGGAGGGGCTTGGGGGGTATGGAGTGCTCCTGCTGGGAAAAGGGGTGCCTTCGTTCCCCGTGTGGGGGGTAGATGGTCTATCCCCGGACGGGGTAACCCTCGTGCAGGGGGCATTGGCGGGTGGCGTTCCTCTGCTCACCCCTGCCCATGCCCCCCTGCTGCAGGGGCGCTACCCCCATCAGGCCGTTGGGGCGCAGGCGTTGGAGGTGTGGACACCGTCTTGCACCCGCCAGAGGGGCGCCGTATCATGAGCGTTGACGGTGAGGAGTGTGGGCCATGCAGGAGATGGTGATAGACAGCATCCGGGTCAGCCTGATGAACTACCAGCGGGTGGTCATTCTCAAAGAGAAGGGGGCGGACCGTTACCTGCCCATCTGGATTGGCCCTGCGGAGGCGGACTCCATCGCCATCAAGTTGCAGGATGTGCAGGTGCCCCGTCCCCTCACCCATGACCTTCTGCGCAACATTATTTACGCGCTCGGGGCGCGGGTGGCTTATATCGTGGTCAACGACCTGAAGGACGACACCTTCTACGCCAAAATCGTTTTGGAAGTGGATGGGAAGTCTTTGGACATCGATGCCCGTCCCAGCGATGCCATCGCCATTGCAGTGCGGGTGAACGCCCCCATCTATGCCGAGGAGTCGGTGCTGGAGAAGGCCGGCATCCCTGGCACGAAGGAGGGAGAGGCCGAGGGTGAGGTGCGTTCCAAAGGGGAGAAAGTGGAGAAAGTGACCGAGGAGGAGATGCGCAAACTGGGTGCCTTCAAGGAGTTCATTGAGGGCTTGAACCTGGAGGACCTGGGCAAGGGGAAGACCTCTTGACCCGAGGGGACACGGGCTCGACGAGTTCGGAGGGGGCGGGTGGTATTGACCTGCCCCCTCCCTCTGTGATAAACTGCACAAGCGTGGAGGAGGGGGTGTGGCCTGGTGGGTTCCTGCCCTGCGCGTTGCTGGGATAGGCTTCTATATAGCCCTTTCCATCGTGGGGGGAATCGGGGGGGGCTGGCTCCTAGATAAGTGGTTAGGGACAAAACCGTGGCTCACCTTGGGGGGAGTGGTGCTGGGGAGTGTGGTGGCCTTCTACGGGGTCTACCGGATGGTGGCACCCCTCCTCCGAAACGGTGCGCCCAAGAATTAGGGAGGACGACACTCCGTGGGTCGGGGCACACGCTGGCTGGTGCTAGCGGCCCTGGTGGTGGGGGCCCTGGGTCTGGGCGGTTTGCTGACCGGGGCCATCGGCTCCGCTTTCCTGGGGCGGGAGCCGTTGCTGCATCGTCCTCACGTGCACCTGGCGGCCGATATTTTGCCCTGGAGCATAGGCCCCTTCCCGCTACGGAACACCCTCCTCTCGGCGTGGTTGGCCACCCTGGTGATTGTGGTGCTGTTCGTTGGGGGGGCGCGCACGCTGAAGATGGTGCCTGGCCGGTGGCAGAACCTGATTGAGGTGTTCATTGAGAGCCTTTACCGCTTCATTGAGAGCGTCGTGGGCACTAAATACGCCCGCGCCTTCTTCCCCGTCATCGCCACTATATTCATCTTTGTGGCTTTCAACGCCTGGCTGGCCCTTCTGCCTATTTATCCCTCCCTGGGCTTCAAAGAGAAGGTGGTCAAAGAGGGGCACGTTGAGACGGTATTCGTCCCCCTTCTGCGCAGTGCGGGGACGGATCTGAATATGCCCCTGGCCCTTGCGCTGGTATCCTTCGTTTTTGTGGAGTTTTGGGGCTTCCGCGCCCTGGGTTTGGCGTACTTGGGGAAGTTCATCCGATTGGGCAACCTCCTACGGGGCAAGATTTTTCAGGGATTTGTGGATCTTTTCGTAGGTGTCTTGGAGCTGGCTAGCGAGTTCATTCGCATTGTGAGTTTTACTTTCCGTTTGTTTGGGAACATGACCGCTGGGGAAATTCTCCTCCTCGTGTCGGCCTTTTTGGTGAGTTTTGTGTTCTCCGTGCCCTTCTACGGGCTGGAAATCCTGGTAGGCTTTGTGCAGGCGCTGATCTTTGCCGGCCTGACCACGGTATTCGTGGCCCTGGCGGTGGCCGAGCATGGCGAAGGGGAGCATCATTAGGAGGGATATATGACGTTCGTTCTTTTCCTTACCTTCGGATTGGTGGTGTTGGCAGTGTTGGGGGCAATGCTGGCGGTAGTGTTCGCTTTGTACACTAAAGATTAGGGCCCCACGAAGGGCCACCACAAACATAACCAGGAGGTTCGCTCTATGCCTGAAGCACTCAGCCCCGAAGCGGTCAAGATGCTGGCGGCCGGTCTGGCTATCGGGTTAGGATTGTTGGGGCCGGGGTTGGGGATTGGCCTGCTGGGGGCGGCGGCCATGAACGCCCTGGGGCGCAACCCCGAAGCGCGGGGCGCTATCTTGACCAACATGATTTTGGCCATCGCCTTCGCCGAGGCTTTGGGCATCTACGCCCTTATCGTGGCGGTCATCCTCGCTATGGTGGCCTAGCAACCCGAGCGTTCGGTACATTCCTGCCCACCAGGAAGGAGCGGTATGGCCCAACTGGGGTTTGATATCCCCAGCCTCGTCG
The sequence above is drawn from the Dehalococcoidia bacterium genome and encodes:
- a CDS encoding SAM-dependent methyltransferase, whose protein sequence is MPPTLEDIVRRRIQEKGPIPFAEFMEMALYHPAGGYYRRGKGRGARGDYFTSPQAHPAFGALLAVQVYQVWEVLGRPSPFVVAEQGAGDGLLALAFMDFAERLTASFAQALRYVAIDLDTPPSPDWARQRGGQRLRSAALPLRGVVGCLIANEMVDAFPVHRWRVKGGSLEEAYVALRGDGLGEMWGPPSTPALEAWVRALGIPLVEGTEGEACVRLPAWTRDLATALGQGLAIIIDYGGMPAELYRTGRGGTVRAFRQHMATGDLYRHVGQQDITASVDFASLVRCAREAGLEVMGWVRQRVFLRNLGWDALRRALVASRLPPAEAEANRFGLQALVQEEGLGGYGVLLLGKGVPSFPVWGVDGLSPDGVTLVQGALAGGVPLLTPAHAPLLQGRYPHQAVGAQALEVWTPSCTRQRGAVS
- a CDS encoding bifunctional nuclease family protein yields the protein MQEMVIDSIRVSLMNYQRVVILKEKGADRYLPIWIGPAEADSIAIKLQDVQVPRPLTHDLLRNIIYALGARVAYIVVNDLKDDTFYAKIVLEVDGKSLDIDARPSDAIAIAVRVNAPIYAEESVLEKAGIPGTKEGEAEGEVRSKGEKVEKVTEEEMRKLGAFKEFIEGLNLEDLGKGKTS
- a CDS encoding AtpZ/AtpI family protein, encoding MAWWVPALRVAGIGFYIALSIVGGIGGGWLLDKWLGTKPWLTLGGVVLGSVVAFYGVYRMVAPLLRNGAPKN
- a CDS encoding F0F1 ATP synthase subunit A — translated: MGRGTRWLVLAALVVGALGLGGLLTGAIGSAFLGREPLLHRPHVHLAADILPWSIGPFPLRNTLLSAWLATLVIVVLFVGGARTLKMVPGRWQNLIEVFIESLYRFIESVVGTKYARAFFPVIATIFIFVAFNAWLALLPIYPSLGFKEKVVKEGHVETVFVPLLRSAGTDLNMPLALALVSFVFVEFWGFRALGLAYLGKFIRLGNLLRGKIFQGFVDLFVGVLELASEFIRIVSFTFRLFGNMTAGEILLLVSAFLVSFVFSVPFYGLEILVGFVQALIFAGLTTVFVALAVAEHGEGEHH
- a CDS encoding ATP synthase F0 subunit C encodes the protein MPEALSPEAVKMLAAGLAIGLGLLGPGLGIGLLGAAAMNALGRNPEARGAILTNMILAIAFAEALGIYALIVAVILAMVA